From Rhodamnia argentea isolate NSW1041297 chromosome 10, ASM2092103v1, whole genome shotgun sequence, a single genomic window includes:
- the LOC115747553 gene encoding nascent polypeptide-associated complex subunit alpha-like protein 2 — MSPAPIVDPVEPEKEQVVSAEDLKKISQSDEPTVEDVKDDDKDEDDDEDDEDDDDDDKEDGTAGANGGSKQSRSEKKSRKAMLKLGMKPITGVSRVTIKRTKNILFFISKPDVFKSPHSETYVIFGEAKIEDLSSQLQNQAAQQFRMPDMSSVISKPDASAADSGALADEEEEDVDETGVEPRDIDLVMTQAGVSKNKAVKALKTHNGDIVGAIMELTT, encoded by the exons ATGTCGCCCGCTCCGATTGTCGATCCCGTCGAGCCGGAGAAGGAGCAGGTCGTTTCCGCGGAGGACCTCAAGAAGATTTCTCAG AGCGACGAGCCCACCGTTGAGGACGTGAAGGACGACGACAAGGACGAGGATGACGATGAGGAcgacgaagacgacgacgacgacgacaaggAAGATGGAACTGCGG GTGCAAATGGTGGCTCGAAGCAAAGCAGAAGTGAGAAGAAAAGCCGGAAAGCAATGTTAAAGCTGGGCATGAAACCAATTACAGGTGTTAGCCGGGTCACCATCAAAAGAACTAAAAAC ATACTGTTCTTCATTTCAAAGCCTGATGTCTTCAAGAGTCCTCACTCTGAGACCTATGTCATATTCGGGGAGGCAAAGATTGAGGACTTAAGCTCTCAGCTGCAAAATCAAGCTGCTCAGCAGTTCCGGATGCCGGATATGTCATCGGTTATTTCGAAACCAGATGCTTCTGCTGCGGATTCAGGTGCACTGgcagatgaggaagaagaagatgtcgaCGAGACTGGGGTCGAGCCTCGTGACATTGATTTGGTCATGACCCAGGCAGGGGTATCTAAGAACAAGGCAGTCAAAGCTCTCAAGACTCATAATGGGGACATTGTGGGTGCCATCATGGAGCTTACTACTTGa